A window from Canis lupus familiaris isolate Mischka breed German Shepherd chromosome 18, alternate assembly UU_Cfam_GSD_1.0, whole genome shotgun sequence encodes these proteins:
- the UNC93B1 gene encoding protein unc-93 homolog B1 produces MEAEPPLYRVAGAAGAQGDEDRLGVPDGSGAPLDELVGAYPNYNEEEEERRYYRRKRLGVLKNVLAASTGGMLTYGVYLGLLQMQLILHYDETYREVKYGNMGLPDIDNKMLMGINVTPIAALLYTPVLIRFFGTKWMMFLAVGIYALFVSTNYWERYYTLVPSAVALGMAIVPLWASMGNYITRMAQKYYEYSHYKERDEQGPQQRPPRGSHAPYLLVFQAIFYSFFHLSFACAQLPMIYFLNHYLYDLNHTLYNVQSCGTNSQGILSGFNKTVLRTLPRSGNLIVVESVLMAVAFLAMLLVLGLCGAAYRPTEEIDLRSVGWGNIFQLPFKHVRDFRLRHLVPFFIYSGFEVLFACTGLALGYGVCSVGLERLAYLLVAYSLGASASSILGLLGLWLPRPVPLVAGAGLHLLLTLGLFFWAPAPRVLQHIWILYVAAVLWGVGSALNKTGLSTLLGILYEDKERQDFIFTIYHWWQAVAIFTVYLGSSLPMKAKLAVLLLTLLAAAASYLWMEHKLQRGLVPRQPRIPRPQHKVRGYRYLEEDNSDESDAEGEHGGGGGGPGDGVEEEVAPSGPRPGPEPGGLGRRPCPYEQALGGDGPEEQ; encoded by the exons ATGGAAGCGGAGCCGCCGCTCTACCGGgtggcgggggccgcgggggcgcagGGCGATGAGGACCGGCTCGGGGTCCCAGACGGGTCCGGGGCTCCG CTGGACGAGCTGGTGGGCGCGTACCCCAACTACAacgaggaggaggaagagcgCCGCTACTACCGCCGCAAGCGCCTCGGCGTGCTCAAGAACGTGCTGGCGGCCAGCACCGGCGGCATGCTCACCTACGGCGTCTACCTGG GCCTCCTGCAGATGCAGCTGATCCTGCACTATGATGAGACCTACCGCGAGGTGAAGTATGGCAACATGGGCCTGCCGGACATTGACAACAAGATGCTGATGGGCATCAACGTGACCCCCATCGCGGCTCTGCTCTACACACCTGTGCTCATCAG GTTTTTTGGCACCAAGTGGATGATGTTTCTGGCTGTGGGCATCTATGCCCTCTTTGTCTCCACCAACTACTGGGAGCGTTACTACACCCTTGTGCCCTCAGCTGTGGCCCTGGGCATGGCCATCGTGCCACTTTGGGCCTCCATGGGCAACTACATCACCAG GATGGCTCAGAAGTATTACGAGTACTCCCACTATAAGGAGCGGGATGAGCAGGGCCCCCAGCAGCGCCCGCCTCGGGGCTCCCATGCACCATACCTCCTGGTCTTCCAAGCGATCTTCTATAGCTTCTTCCAT CTGAGCTTCGCCTGTGCCCAGCTGCCCATGATCTACTTCCTGAACCACTACCTGTATGACCTGAACCACACACTCTACAATGTGCAGAGCTGCG GTACTAACAGCCAGGGCATCCTCAGTGGCTTCAACAAGACTGTTCTGCGGACGTTACCACGGAGCGGGAACCTCATTGTGGTGGAGAGTGTGCTCATGGCGGTGGCTTTCCTGGCCATGCTGCTG GTGCTGGGGCTGTGCGGCGCCGCCTACCGGCCCACGGAGGAGATCGACCTGCGCAGCGTGGGCTGGGGCAACATCTTCCAGCTGCCCTTCAAGCACGTGCGCGACTTCCGCCTGCGGCACCTCGTGCCCTTCTTTATCTACAGCGGCTTCGAGGTGCTCTTTGCCTGCACTGGGCTCGCCCTG gGCTATGGTGTGTGCTCAGTGGGACTGGAACGCCTGGCCTACCTCCTTGTGGCTTACAGCCTGGGCGCGTCAGCCTCCTCAATCCTAGGCCTGCTGGGGCTGTGGCTGCCTCGCCCGGTGCCTCTGGTGGCTGGGGCTGGCCTGCACCTGCTCCTCACACTTGGCCTCTTTTTCTGGGCCCCTGCACCTCGGGTCCTGCAACACATTTGGATCCTCTACGTAGCAGCTGTCCTCTGGGGTGTAGGCAGTGCCCTCAATAAGACCGGGCTCAGCA CACTCTTGGGAATCCTCTATGAGGACAAAGAAAGACAAGACTTCATCTTCACTATCTACCACTGGTGGCAGGCAGTGGCCATCTTCACCGTGTACCTGGGCTCAAGCCTGCCCATGAAG GCCAAGCTGGCGGTGCTGCTGCTGACGCTGCTGGCGGCCGCGGCCTCGTACCTGTGGATGGAGCACAAGCTGCAGCGGGGCCTGGTCCCACGCCAGCCCCGCATCCCGCGGCCGCAGCACAAGGTGCGCGGCTACCGCTACCTGGAGGAGGACAACTCCGACGAGAGCGACGCGGAGGGCGAGcacggcggtggcggcggcggcccgggggacggcgtggaggaggaggtggcgcCCTcggggccccggcccggccccgaaCCAGGCGGCCTCGGCCGCCGACCCTGCCCCTACGAACAGGCCCTGGGGGGCGACGGGCCCGAGGAGCAGTGA